A portion of the Stella humosa genome contains these proteins:
- a CDS encoding RNA methyltransferase: MSGTDLARLALSDGEGEPGPIVVLVQPQLAENVGSAARAMLNCGLSRLRLVAPRESRLSERAIAAASGADVVLERAEVFATLEEAIADCHRVYATSARPREMVKRVVTPRLGAAELRQASAAGERVALLFGPERTGLVNDDISLADTILSVPLNPGFSSLNLAQAVLLVCHEWFQAGDQTPAEEISYHGNRPATRGELINFFSRLEIGLEEGGFFQSPDMRPHMMRAIRNAFDRAGLTEQEIRTLHGVIYALRKAPPTPGRPRKGDREGPGTGFPAAKLLLLLDLTAVPAMLPASIPGNVGVSPRQQRSKSAVLRDYRDTIGKDSA; encoded by the coding sequence ATGTCGGGCACCGACCTGGCCCGGCTGGCACTGTCGGATGGCGAGGGCGAGCCTGGGCCGATCGTCGTCCTGGTGCAGCCGCAACTGGCCGAGAATGTCGGCAGTGCGGCGCGCGCCATGCTGAATTGCGGCCTGTCCCGCCTGCGCCTGGTGGCGCCGCGCGAGAGCCGCCTGTCCGAGCGCGCGATCGCGGCCGCTTCGGGTGCCGATGTCGTGCTGGAGCGGGCCGAGGTGTTCGCGACGCTGGAGGAGGCGATCGCCGACTGCCACCGGGTCTATGCCACGTCGGCCCGCCCGCGCGAGATGGTGAAGCGGGTGGTGACGCCGCGCCTGGGTGCGGCGGAACTGCGCCAGGCGTCGGCCGCGGGCGAGCGCGTCGCCCTGCTGTTCGGGCCGGAGCGCACGGGCCTTGTGAACGACGACATCTCGCTGGCCGACACCATCCTGTCGGTGCCGCTCAACCCCGGCTTCTCGTCGCTCAACCTGGCCCAGGCGGTGCTGCTGGTCTGCCACGAATGGTTCCAGGCCGGCGACCAGACGCCGGCGGAGGAAATCTCCTATCACGGCAACCGGCCGGCGACCCGCGGCGAGCTGATCAACTTCTTCTCTCGCCTGGAGATCGGGCTGGAGGAGGGGGGGTTCTTCCAGTCGCCCGACATGCGCCCGCACATGATGCGCGCCATCCGCAACGCCTTCGACCGGGCTGGCCTGACCGAGCAGGAGATCCGCACCCTGCACGGCGTGATCTATGCCCTGCGCAAGGCGCCGCCGACCCCGGGCCGGCCGCGCAAGGGGGATCGCGAGGGGCCGGGGACGGGGTTTCCGGCAGCTAAACTGCTGCTTTTGCTTGACCTGACGGCCGTTCCGGCTATGTTGCCGGCCTCCATTCCCGGGAACGTGGGTGTTTCACCCCGCCAGCAGCGGTCGAAGTCGGCCGTCTTGCGGGACTACCGGGACACCATCGGAAAGGACAGCGCATGA
- the cimA gene encoding citramalate synthase, which yields MADRVYLFDTTLRDGAQTQGVDFGVADKVAIARALDAAGIDYVEGGWPGANPTDEQFFKAPPALARARLVAFGMTRRPGRSVENDPGLAAVLDGKSDAACLVGKSWDFQVHVALGIPLDENIQLIADSIRHAHARKGEAMYDAEHFFDGYKANPDYAMACLEAARDAGARWMVLCDTNGGTLPDEIEAIVRQVAGRIPGERLGIHCHNDTENAVANSLAAVRAGARQVQGTLNGLGERCGNANLISLIPSLVLKMGLETGIDRDGLKRLTGLSRLLDERLNRAPNRHAAYVGDAAFAHKGGLHVSAVEKDPRTYEHIDPALVGNRRHIIVSDQAGRSNVLARLRDAGIEIEPDDPKIATLVDTVKRREFDGYAYDGAEASFELLARRALGRVPEFFRLDGFRVIDERRWNARAELVTLSEATIKVTVDGERHMTVSEGNGPVNALDTALRKVLVPAFPVLEAMKLVDYKVRILTPEDATKAVTRVMIESDHPALERWATVGVSTNVIDASYNALHDAITFCLMRLAGAEAAVA from the coding sequence ATGGCTGACCGCGTCTATCTGTTCGACACCACGCTGCGCGACGGGGCGCAGACGCAAGGCGTCGATTTCGGCGTCGCCGACAAGGTGGCGATCGCGCGTGCGCTCGACGCCGCCGGCATCGACTATGTCGAGGGCGGCTGGCCGGGCGCCAACCCGACCGACGAGCAGTTCTTCAAGGCCCCGCCGGCGCTGGCCCGCGCCAGGCTGGTCGCCTTCGGCATGACGCGCCGGCCGGGCCGCAGCGTCGAGAACGATCCGGGGCTGGCCGCCGTGCTGGACGGCAAATCGGACGCAGCCTGCCTGGTCGGCAAGTCATGGGACTTCCAGGTGCATGTGGCTCTCGGCATTCCGCTGGACGAGAACATCCAGCTCATCGCCGACAGCATCCGCCATGCCCACGCCCGCAAGGGCGAGGCGATGTACGACGCCGAGCATTTCTTCGATGGCTACAAGGCCAATCCCGACTATGCCATGGCCTGCCTGGAGGCCGCGCGCGATGCCGGCGCCCGCTGGATGGTGCTGTGCGACACCAATGGCGGCACGCTGCCCGACGAGATCGAGGCGATCGTCCGCCAGGTGGCCGGGCGCATCCCGGGCGAGCGCCTGGGCATCCATTGCCACAACGATACCGAGAACGCCGTCGCCAACTCGCTGGCGGCCGTGCGCGCCGGCGCCCGCCAGGTGCAAGGCACGCTGAACGGCCTGGGCGAGCGCTGCGGCAATGCCAACCTGATCTCGCTCATCCCCTCGCTGGTCCTGAAGATGGGGCTGGAGACGGGGATCGACCGTGACGGGCTGAAGCGGCTGACCGGCCTGTCGCGCCTGCTGGACGAGCGGCTGAACCGGGCGCCCAACCGCCACGCCGCCTATGTCGGCGATGCCGCCTTCGCCCACAAGGGCGGGCTGCACGTCTCGGCGGTGGAGAAGGACCCGCGCACCTACGAGCATATCGACCCCGCCCTGGTCGGCAACCGCCGGCACATCATCGTCTCGGACCAGGCCGGACGCTCCAACGTGCTGGCCCGCCTGCGTGACGCCGGCATCGAGATCGAGCCGGACGATCCGAAGATCGCCACCCTGGTCGATACCGTGAAGCGGCGGGAGTTCGACGGCTATGCCTATGACGGGGCCGAGGCCAGCTTCGAGCTGCTGGCGCGCCGCGCGCTCGGCCGGGTGCCGGAGTTCTTCCGCCTGGACGGCTTCCGCGTGATCGACGAGCGGCGCTGGAACGCGCGGGCCGAGCTGGTCACGCTGTCGGAGGCGACGATCAAGGTGACGGTGGACGGCGAGCGCCACATGACCGTGTCGGAGGGCAACGGCCCGGTGAACGCGCTGGATACCGCGCTGCGCAAGGTGCTGGTGCCGGCCTTCCCGGTGCTGGAGGCGATGAAGCTGGTCGACTACAAGGTGCGCATCCTGACGCCTGAGGACGCGACCAAGGCGGTGACGCGGGTGATGATCGAGAGCGACCATCCCGCCCTGGAGCGCTGGGCCACGGTCGGCGTCTCCACCAACGTCATCGACGCGTCCTACAATGCGCTGCACGACGCCATCACCTTCTGCCTGATGCGCCTGGCGGGTGCCGAGGCGGCGGTCGCCTGA
- the rpsD gene encoding 30S ribosomal protein S4 produces MTKRAESKHKIDRRLGINLWGRPKSPVNKREYGPGQHGQRRKKPSDYGTQLMAKQRLKGYYGNIGERQFRRIYEEAVRRRGDTGENLIELLERRLDAVVYRMKYVPTVFASRQFVSHGHVTVNGKRVNIPSYIVKDGDVIAVKEKSRQLVIVLEAVALAERDVPDYVSVDHGKMTGTFVRAPKLADVPYPVQMEPNQVVEFYSR; encoded by the coding sequence ATGACCAAGCGCGCCGAATCTAAGCATAAGATCGACCGCCGCCTCGGCATCAATCTCTGGGGCCGGCCCAAGAGCCCGGTCAACAAGCGCGAATACGGCCCGGGCCAGCATGGCCAGCGCCGCAAGAAGCCGTCCGACTACGGCACGCAGCTCATGGCCAAGCAGCGCCTCAAGGGCTATTACGGGAATATCGGCGAGCGCCAGTTCCGCCGCATCTATGAAGAGGCCGTGCGCCGCCGTGGCGACACCGGCGAGAACCTGATCGAGCTGCTGGAGCGCCGCCTCGACGCCGTCGTCTATCGCATGAAGTACGTGCCGACGGTGTTCGCCTCGCGCCAGTTCGTCAGCCACGGCCATGTCACGGTCAACGGCAAGCGCGTCAACATCCCGTCCTACATCGTGAAGGACGGCGACGTGATCGCGGTGAAAGAAAAGTCCCGCCAGCTCGTGATCGTGCTGGAAGCGGTCGCCCTGGCCGAGCGTGATGTGCCCGACTACGTCTCCGTCGACCATGGCAAGATGACCGGCACCTTCGTGCGCGCGCCCAAGCTGGCCGACGTACCCTATCCGGTGCAGATGGAGCCGAACCAGGTCGTCGAGTTCTACTCGCGCTGA
- a CDS encoding calcium-binding protein, with product MAKFPGTSGNDTYGGTGSKDEIYGKEGNDTLSGNSDNDLIYGGKGNDSLNGDEGNDTVYGDQNDDLIYGGGGIDRLFGGDGLDALYGGEGNDLLFGENGNDTIFGGNGADSAQGGNGSDSVYGGEGNDTLNGGYEADYLEGGNGSDKLQGGEGADILIGYAQGAETLDSGNWFEGGDGSDTLVGGVGIDTMFGEESNDYILGGNGNDLTYGGGRSDTIFGGYGNDLAYGGADNDLIVGGQGIYSSSDSLFGGSDSLYGDLGDDLIYAGRDSQIDFLNGGGGQDSLFGSYSNDSVVGGDGNDFAWGADGNDTLAGDAGDDELLGGQGDDYLMGGTGNDVLFGGNGDDQAYGGDDNDEVYGGQGNDTLSGDSGDDRLFGGNGDDSLSGGEGNDYLHPEGGQNYLTGGGGNDTFVFEFGVTSGPDTISDFSLGDKLDFQGEFDQFFDRKTDAFVGKDAGNSSANDNVLVATGQSYSSINAFGDQFLSASNADNNKPGFYIFVNSSNNVAEVWFDSNMTDATGATLIAVIENIDDTQELAAAFKSNVSFVINDPTV from the coding sequence ATGGCGAAATTTCCCGGCACGAGCGGCAACGACACGTACGGCGGCACCGGCAGCAAGGACGAGATCTACGGCAAGGAAGGCAACGACACGCTGTCCGGCAATTCGGACAACGACCTGATCTATGGCGGCAAGGGCAACGACTCGCTGAATGGCGACGAGGGCAACGACACCGTCTATGGCGATCAGAACGACGACCTGATCTATGGCGGCGGCGGCATCGATCGGCTGTTCGGCGGTGACGGGCTAGACGCCTTGTACGGTGGCGAGGGCAACGACCTCCTGTTCGGCGAAAATGGCAACGACACCATCTTCGGCGGCAACGGTGCCGATTCCGCCCAGGGCGGCAACGGGTCCGACAGCGTCTATGGCGGCGAAGGCAACGACACGCTGAATGGCGGCTACGAGGCCGACTACCTCGAAGGCGGCAACGGCTCGGACAAGCTGCAGGGTGGCGAAGGCGCCGACATCCTCATCGGCTATGCCCAGGGCGCCGAGACGCTCGACAGCGGCAACTGGTTCGAGGGCGGCGACGGCTCCGACACGCTGGTCGGTGGCGTTGGCATCGACACGATGTTCGGCGAGGAGTCGAACGACTACATCCTCGGCGGCAACGGCAACGATCTCACCTATGGCGGCGGCCGCTCGGACACGATCTTCGGCGGCTACGGCAACGACCTCGCCTATGGCGGCGCCGACAACGACCTGATCGTCGGCGGCCAGGGTATCTACTCGTCGAGCGATTCGCTCTTCGGCGGCAGCGACTCGCTGTACGGCGACCTGGGCGACGACCTCATCTATGCCGGCCGCGACAGCCAGATCGACTTCCTGAATGGCGGCGGCGGGCAGGATTCGCTCTTCGGCTCCTACAGCAATGATTCGGTCGTCGGTGGCGACGGCAACGACTTCGCCTGGGGCGCCGACGGCAACGACACGCTGGCCGGTGACGCCGGGGACGACGAATTGCTGGGCGGCCAGGGCGACGACTATCTCATGGGCGGCACCGGCAATGACGTGCTGTTCGGCGGCAACGGCGACGACCAGGCCTATGGCGGCGACGACAACGACGAAGTCTATGGCGGCCAAGGGAACGATACGCTGTCGGGTGACTCCGGGGACGACCGGCTGTTCGGCGGCAATGGCGATGACTCGCTCTCCGGCGGCGAAGGCAACGACTACCTTCACCCCGAAGGCGGCCAGAACTACCTGACCGGCGGCGGCGGCAACGACACGTTCGTCTTCGAGTTCGGCGTCACCTCGGGGCCGGACACGATCTCGGACTTCAGCCTGGGGGATAAGCTCGACTTCCAGGGCGAGTTCGACCAGTTCTTCGATCGCAAGACCGATGCGTTCGTCGGCAAGGATGCGGGCAATTCGTCGGCCAACGACAATGTCCTGGTGGCGACCGGCCAGAGCTACTCGTCGATCAATGCCTTCGGCGATCAGTTCCTTTCGGCCAGCAACGCCGACAACAACAAGCCCGGCTTTTACATCTTCGTGAACAGTTCCAACAACGTCGCGGAAGTGTGGTTCGACTCCAACATGACCGACGCGACTGGCGCGACGCTGATCGCGGTGATCGAGAACATCGACGACACGCAGGAACTGGCGGCGGCGTTCAAGAGCAACGTCTCGTTCGTGATCAACGATCCCACCGTCTGA